One window from the genome of Corynebacterium sp. SCR221107 encodes:
- a CDS encoding winged helix-turn-helix domain-containing protein gives MNPRNPRSHQARPLEAADRALIDAIVKDPGATFAQWAAMTGQSPRTIARRYATLTQAGIVRVVGRTQPGFGGRTAFIARAVGAPARLGPLGVRLAELPSARWVRLSRDRAEIYCGLVAAAEEYHEVLGLLYSQIPARDVQVSQLVSVWGQPGSATEGAEFLDAIDEGLIALLAHDGRISAVDAARRLGVDAATISRHRNRLLRSGIVYYEAVYAPTALGSTGDFSLWLCVSPGHVVALGEHLRALNATKFVAATSGSTQIYANVVLSDASDLPAFYDSLSGFDIRGVEAVAMGHVLKQSAT, from the coding sequence ATGAATCCCAGGAATCCTCGCTCGCATCAGGCACGACCCTTGGAGGCGGCCGACCGCGCGCTCATCGATGCCATCGTCAAGGATCCGGGCGCCACCTTTGCCCAGTGGGCGGCGATGACCGGGCAAAGCCCACGCACCATCGCCCGACGGTACGCAACCCTCACGCAGGCGGGAATCGTGAGGGTGGTCGGGCGCACCCAGCCCGGCTTCGGCGGCCGCACCGCCTTCATCGCCCGCGCCGTCGGCGCACCGGCCAGGCTCGGCCCGCTCGGGGTGAGGCTTGCTGAGCTACCTTCCGCGCGCTGGGTGCGTCTTTCCCGCGACCGCGCCGAGATCTACTGCGGCCTGGTGGCCGCCGCAGAGGAATACCACGAGGTGTTAGGCCTTCTCTATTCCCAAATCCCGGCGCGCGACGTCCAGGTATCTCAGTTGGTGTCGGTGTGGGGCCAGCCGGGAAGTGCCACCGAGGGCGCGGAGTTTCTGGATGCCATCGACGAGGGGCTCATCGCCCTCCTGGCTCACGATGGACGCATCAGCGCGGTGGATGCCGCACGGCGGCTCGGCGTGGATGCAGCCACCATCTCCCGGCATCGCAATCGGCTTCTTCGATCCGGCATTGTGTACTACGAGGCGGTCTACGCCCCCACCGCACTAGGAAGCACCGGGGATTTCAGCCTCTGGTTATGCGTGTCCCCGGGGCATGTCGTGGCACTGGGCGAGCATCTGCGTGCGCTTAACGCGACGAAGTTTGTCGCGGCTACCAGCGGCAGCACCCAGATCTATGCCAACGTAGTCTTAAGCGATGCAAGCGACTTGCCTGCCTTCTACGACAGCTTGTCCGGCTTCGATATTCGCGGAGTCGAGGCGGTTGCCATGGGGCATGTCCTCAAGCAGTCGGCGACCTAG